A region of the Candidatus Limnocylindria bacterium genome:
TCAGCCGAGCGTTGTGCTCGACTTCGTAGACGCGCTCCTCGATCTCCTTCATCGCGATCGTGAGCTTGCCGTTCGACGCCATTTTCAGCGTGCCTGAGACGGGCGATGGCATGTCGGTCTTGCCCTTCGTGCGGCGCTCCGGCTTCGCGATGGGCTGGCCGGCCGTGACCTCGTCGCCATCGGCGATCGCAAGCACGTATCCGGCGGGAACGCTGATCGGAACGATGTAGTCCTGCGAGTTGCGCACGAGGATCTTCCGCGAGCCATCCGGATCGCGGACGATCTCGGCGACGCCGTCGATCTCGCAGATGATCGCCATGCCCTTGGGCACGCGCGCTTCGAAGATCTCCTCCACGCGCGGGAGGCCCATCGTGATGTCCTTGCCCACGGCGGCGACGCCACCGGTGTGGAACGTGCGCATCGTGAGCTGCGTGCCCGGCTCGCCGATGGACTGGGCCGCGATGATGCCTACGGCCTCGCCCGCATCCACGAGCTTGCCGCTCGCGAGGTTGCGTCCATAGCAGGCGCGGCAGATCCCGTGCTTCGCGTGGCAACCGAGCGGCGAGCGCAGGCGGACCCGCTTCACGCCCGACTCGGCGATGGTCTTGGCGAGGACGTGATCGACGTCGTCGCCACGCTTCGCGATGATCGCGCCGGTCTTGGGATGCACGACCTCCTGCGCGAGCAGGCGGCCGAACATGCGGTCCTGGAAGGGCTCGACGATGCCCGGCTCGTCGGCGCTCGCGAAGATGCCGTCCTCGTCGCCGCAATCCTCGATCCGGACGATGACGTCCTGCGCCACGTCCACGAGGCGGCGGGTGAGGTAGCCGGAGTCGGCGGTGCGGATGGCCGTGTCGGCCAGACCCTTGCGGCCACCGTGCGTCGAGATGAAGTACTCGAGGACCGTGAGGCCCTCGCGGAAGTTCGAACGGATCGGCAGGTCGATGATGCGGCCCTGCGGGTCGGCGATGAGGCCGCGCATACCGCCGATCTGACCCATCTGCTGGGTGTTACCGCGGGCGCCGGACGTGGCCATCATGTAGACGGACCCGCGGCGATCGAGCGCGTCCATCATCGAGTGGATGACGGTGCTCGTCGCGTCGGTCCAGATCTTCACCGTCTTTTCGTAGCGCTCCTGCTCGCTGATGAGGCCGCGCTGGAACTGTCGGTCGATCTCGATGACCTGGACTTCGGCGGCGTCGACGGTTTCCTTCTTGTCGGATGGGATCGTGACGTCGTCGATGGAGATCGAGACGCCGGCGTTCGTGGCGGCGGAGAACCCGAGCGACTTGATGCGGTCGACGACCTCGGCGGTCATCTCGTTGCCGTGGCGCTCGAAGACGGTCGTGACGATGTCGCGGATCGCTCCGCGGTCGAGCGTGCGGTTCACGAAGCGCATGTCCTCGGGGAGGATCGCGTTGAACAGGACGCGGCCCACCGTCGTGTCGACGATCTTGCCGGCGAACGGGAAGCGGATGGGCGTCTGGTACTTCACAAGGTCCATGTCGAACGCCGACTGCACCTCGTTGAAGTCGCCGAAGATCTGGCCGTCGCCGTTCGCCGGGGCCCGTGGGTCGAGCGTGAGCCAATAGGTGCCGAGGACCATGTCCTGGCGCGGGGTGACGACGGGCTGACCGTCGGCCGGCTTCAGGATGTTGCGCGTCGAGAGCATGAGATTCTTCGCCTCGGCCTGCGCCGCGGCGGAGAGCGGAACGTGGACGGCCATCTGGTCGCCGTCGAAGTCGGCGCCGAACGCTTCGCAGACGAGCGGATGGATCTGGATCGCGTTGCCTTCGATGAGCTTCGGCATGAACGCCTGGATGCCCAGACGGTGCAGCGTGGGCGCGCGGTTCAGCAGGACCGGGTGGTCCTTGATGACCTCTTCGAGGACGTCCCACACCTCGGGAGACACGCGCTCGACGTAGCGCTTCGCGCTCTTGATGTTGTGCGCGAGGCCACGCTCGACGAGCTGGCGCATGACGAACGGCTTGAACAGCTCGAGCGCCATCTTCTTCGGCAGACCGCATTCGTGGAGCTTCAGGTCGTTGCCGACGACGATGACCGAGCGGCCGGAGTAGTCCACGCGCTTGCCGAGCAGGTTCTGGCGGAACCGGCCCTGCTTGCCACGGAGCATGTCCGAGAGGCTCTTGAGCTTGTGGTTACCGGTGCCGCTGATGGCACGGCCGCGGCGGCCGTTGTCCATGAGGGCGTCGACCGCCTCCTGGAGCATGCGCTTCTCGTTCCGGATGATGATCTCCGGCGCGCCGAGCTCGAGGAGCCGCTTGAGGCGGTTGTTGCGGTTGATGACCCGGCGGTACAGGTCGTTGAGGTCGCTCGTGGCGAATCGGCCACCGTCGAGCTGCACCATCGGGCGCAGGTCCGGCGGGATGACCGGAAGGATGCTGAGGATCATCCATTCGGGCGACGCGCCCGAGCGGAGCAGAGCCTTGATAAGGCGGAGGCGCTTGATGGACTTCTTGCGCCGCTGGCCGGTGGTCGTGCGCATCTCGCCCTGCAGACGGAGCGCGTCCTTCTCGAGATCCATCTGGCGCATGAGCTCGAGGATCGCCTCGGCGCCCATCTGCGCACGGAAGAAGCGGAACTTGTCCGCGGCCTGACGGTAGTCGGCCTCGGTCATGATCTCCTGGAGCTTGATCGACTCGGCGTCCTCACGGCGGTTCTTCGCCTCGTCGCGGACGACCTGGACGTCGGGGGCGATCTCCTGGCGAACGACGCCGAGGTCCTGGTCGGCGCGCATGCGGATGTCGGTGATCTTCTTCTCCGACTCGCTGCGGGCCTGCTCCTCTTCCTTGCGGCCGGCCTTCACGAGCGCGTCGAGCTGCTTCTGCAGTGAGCGCTGGAGCTGCGTGAGCATGGACTTCGTGACGTTGTCGCCCTTGCTCACGATGGTCAGGTCGGCCTGCTTGAAGATGATGTCCTTGGAGGCGGGCTTGCCGACCGCCTCCTCGAGCTGCTCCTTCACCTTCGACGCGGCGGTCGTGAGGGCGTCGCTGTCCTGCGCGAGCTGCTCCTCCATCTGACGGACCTTCTGCTCGGTCGTCGTCCGGATGCGCATGATCTCGGCGTTCGCGCGCGCCTCGATGGCGCCGGTGCGGTCCGAGATCGTCTGCTCGAGCCGGCGGATCTTCGCCTCCGACTCTTCCTCGATCGTCTGCATGACGCGCTCGCGCTGGTGCTCGTCGATGTGCGTCACGACGTAGAGCGCGAAGTACAGGATGCGCTCCAGGTTCCGCGGCGACATGTCGAGCAGGATCCCGAGGCGGCTCGGCGTCCCCTTGAAGAACCAGATGTGCGAGACCGGCGACGCGAGCTGGATATGGCCCATGCGCTCGCGGCGGACCTTCGCGCGCGTCACTTCGACGCCGCACTTGTCGCAGATGATCCCCTTGTAGCGGATCCGCTTGTACTTCCCGCAGTAGCACTCCCAGTCACGGGTCGGGCCGAAGATGCGCTCGTCGAAGAGCCCATCTTTCTCCGGCCGCAGGGTGCGGTAGTTGATCGTCTCGGGCTTCGTGAC
Encoded here:
- the rpoC gene encoding DNA-directed RNA polymerase subunit beta', with the protein product MLEVNEFNAIRISLASPDQIRSWSSGEVTKPETINYRTLRPEKDGLFDERIFGPTRDWECYCGKYKRIRYKGIICDKCGVEVTRAKVRRERMGHIQLASPVSHIWFFKGTPSRLGILLDMSPRNLERILYFALYVVTHIDEHQRERVMQTIEEESEAKIRRLEQTISDRTGAIEARANAEIMRIRTTTEQKVRQMEEQLAQDSDALTTAASKVKEQLEEAVGKPASKDIIFKQADLTIVSKGDNVTKSMLTQLQRSLQKQLDALVKAGRKEEEQARSESEKKITDIRMRADQDLGVVRQEIAPDVQVVRDEAKNRREDAESIKLQEIMTEADYRQAADKFRFFRAQMGAEAILELMRQMDLEKDALRLQGEMRTTTGQRRKKSIKRLRLIKALLRSGASPEWMILSILPVIPPDLRPMVQLDGGRFATSDLNDLYRRVINRNNRLKRLLELGAPEIIIRNEKRMLQEAVDALMDNGRRGRAISGTGNHKLKSLSDMLRGKQGRFRQNLLGKRVDYSGRSVIVVGNDLKLHECGLPKKMALELFKPFVMRQLVERGLAHNIKSAKRYVERVSPEVWDVLEEVIKDHPVLLNRAPTLHRLGIQAFMPKLIEGNAIQIHPLVCEAFGADFDGDQMAVHVPLSAAAQAEAKNLMLSTRNILKPADGQPVVTPRQDMVLGTYWLTLDPRAPANGDGQIFGDFNEVQSAFDMDLVKYQTPIRFPFAGKIVDTTVGRVLFNAILPEDMRFVNRTLDRGAIRDIVTTVFERHGNEMTAEVVDRIKSLGFSAATNAGVSISIDDVTIPSDKKETVDAAEVQVIEIDRQFQRGLISEQERYEKTVKIWTDATSTVIHSMMDALDRRGSVYMMATSGARGNTQQMGQIGGMRGLIADPQGRIIDLPIRSNFREGLTVLEYFISTHGGRKGLADTAIRTADSGYLTRRLVDVAQDVIVRIEDCGDEDGIFASADEPGIVEPFQDRMFGRLLAQEVVHPKTGAIIAKRGDDVDHVLAKTIAESGVKRVRLRSPLGCHAKHGICRACYGRNLASGKLVDAGEAVGIIAAQSIGEPGTQLTMRTFHTGGVAAVGKDITMGLPRVEEIFEARVPKGMAIICEIDGVAEIVRDPDGSRKILVRNSQDYIVPISVPAGYVLAIADGDEVTAGQPIAKPERRTKGKTDMPSPVSGTLKMASNGKLTIAMKEIEERVYEVEHNARLNVESGQKVSAGDFLTEGSANPQDILRISGREAVHKYMVNEVQRVYRSQGVTINDKHIEIIVRQMLRKVRIEEAGDTELLPMELFDRFEFEDINARTIAAGGEPATAQTVLLGVTKASLSTSSFLAAASFQETTRVLTEAATMGQKDRLLGLKENVIIGKLIPAGTGLPSRREQLDWMPKARALAAMFGTDEEEELPTLPPEELSLEDLDDDEDDDAAEELEDIA